A window of Oryza glaberrima chromosome 2, OglaRS2, whole genome shotgun sequence genomic DNA:
ccaattcgtcgtcgtcgtcgccattcgtctccttcctcccgccgcccacgtcgccgtcgccgttccaccgcttcctcccctccccgctccgCGCCTCCTCCGTCCCATTCTCGTGGGAGCACCGCCCCGGCATCCCCAAGACGCCGGCGAGGTCATCCCGCTCCTCCTCCAAGCAGCCGCCgcccggcgtcgtcggcggcgggaagcACTacccctccgcgccgccgctcccgctcccgccctCGCTCCTCTCCAGGGCGGCCTCCGACCCCtacgcctccgccgtcgtccccgccgAGTACGCCGCCTCCGGCGCAAtgccgccgcatccgccgccggGCTACT
This region includes:
- the LOC127764371 gene encoding formin-like protein 20; amino-acid sequence: MPSSSSPPPPPPPATTATSRRRRRRRLLPSSAGGGGSSSSFSSTNSSSSSPFVSFLPPPTSPSPFHRFLPSPLRASSVPFSWEHRPGIPKTPARSSRSSSKQPPPGVVGGGKHYPSAPPLPLPPSLLSRAASDPYASAVVPAEYAASGAMPPHPPPGYYYPAGAKAARRLRLRRRRPRLADALAEWLSVLSLYRSCKRVAACFAAKAKPPPPPPAP